A single Caldanaerobius fijiensis DSM 17918 DNA region contains:
- a CDS encoding glycoside hydrolase family 3 C-terminal domain-containing protein: protein MEEKPLYKDPSQPIDVRVKDLISRMTLNEKISQMLHESPAIPRLDIPEYNWWNECLHGVARAGIATVFPQAIGLAATFNPDLVYQVATAISDEARAKHHEAVRNGDRGIYKGLTFWSPNINIFRDPRWGRGQETYGEDPYLTGRMGVAFVKGLQGNHPKYLKLVATPKHYAVHSGPEKDRHHFDARVSPKDLRETYLPAFKECIQEAKAESVMGAYNRTNGEPCCGSKTLLQKILREEWGFDGYVVSDCGAISDFHLHHKITNSPQESAAMAVKNGCDLNCGNTYGSLLIAVQEGLITEEEIDRAVTRLFKARFKLGMFDPPEMVPYAQIPYEVNDCPEHRQLALKAARESIVLLKNQNNLLPLKKDLKSIAVIGPNADVLEVLLGNYNGTPSKYVTPLEGIKNVVSPDTKVIYAKGCDLTGTSKEGFDEAVEAARNADVVIMCMGLAPSIEGEEGDAVNSDASGDRIHIDLPGVQEELLKEIHATGKPIVLVMLNGSAVAINWANEHIPAILEAWYPGEEGGTAIADVIFGNYNPAGRLPVTFVKSVDDLPPFTDYSMKNRTYRYIEKEPLYPFGFGLSYTTFQYSNLTLSAKEIGTSENLTISVDVQNTGKMAGDEVVQLYLTDLEASVVVPKCQLRGVQRINLAPGEKKTVTFTLTPRQMALIDNEGRCILEPGTFKISVGGCQPDERSKKLGGTFLTETFEVKGNPVELPY, encoded by the coding sequence GTGGAAGAAAAACCGCTGTATAAAGACCCTTCGCAGCCAATCGACGTAAGGGTCAAAGACCTGATATCAAGAATGACGCTTAATGAAAAGATCTCGCAAATGCTACATGAATCTCCTGCCATACCGCGTCTGGATATACCGGAGTATAACTGGTGGAATGAATGTCTGCATGGTGTAGCCAGAGCCGGTATTGCCACCGTATTTCCACAGGCCATAGGCCTTGCAGCCACCTTTAATCCGGACTTGGTATACCAGGTGGCTACAGCTATTTCTGATGAAGCCCGGGCAAAGCATCACGAAGCTGTTCGCAATGGCGATAGAGGGATATACAAAGGCCTCACTTTCTGGAGCCCAAACATAAACATATTTCGCGACCCCAGATGGGGGCGAGGCCAGGAAACCTACGGAGAAGACCCTTACCTTACCGGGCGGATGGGTGTAGCCTTTGTAAAGGGCTTGCAGGGAAATCATCCTAAATACCTTAAACTGGTGGCTACACCGAAACATTATGCCGTACACAGCGGCCCTGAAAAAGACAGACACCATTTTGACGCCCGCGTAAGTCCAAAAGACCTTCGCGAAACATATCTGCCTGCCTTCAAAGAATGCATACAGGAGGCAAAAGCAGAATCCGTCATGGGCGCCTATAACAGGACCAATGGTGAGCCCTGCTGTGGCAGCAAAACCCTGCTTCAGAAAATATTAAGAGAAGAATGGGGTTTTGACGGCTATGTGGTCTCTGATTGTGGCGCTATAAGCGATTTTCACCTCCATCATAAGATCACCAACAGCCCACAGGAATCTGCTGCCATGGCAGTAAAAAACGGCTGCGACTTAAACTGCGGCAATACCTACGGTAGCCTGCTTATAGCGGTACAAGAAGGCCTCATAACTGAAGAAGAAATCGATCGAGCTGTAACCAGGCTCTTTAAGGCAAGATTTAAACTGGGAATGTTTGACCCGCCGGAAATGGTTCCTTACGCCCAGATACCATACGAAGTAAACGACTGCCCTGAGCACAGACAACTGGCTTTAAAAGCTGCACGAGAATCCATTGTACTGTTAAAAAATCAGAACAACCTGCTGCCCCTGAAAAAAGACCTTAAATCCATTGCCGTAATAGGCCCCAACGCTGATGTGCTGGAGGTTCTGCTGGGCAATTACAACGGTACGCCATCAAAATACGTCACACCCCTTGAAGGCATAAAAAATGTAGTATCACCCGACACAAAGGTTATCTATGCCAAAGGCTGTGACCTTACAGGGACATCAAAAGAAGGCTTTGATGAAGCCGTAGAAGCCGCCAGAAACGCTGATGTCGTCATCATGTGCATGGGCCTGGCACCATCCATTGAAGGTGAAGAAGGGGATGCGGTCAATTCTGATGCATCAGGCGACAGAATTCATATAGATCTACCAGGGGTTCAGGAAGAGTTGCTCAAAGAAATCCATGCTACAGGTAAGCCTATTGTGCTGGTAATGCTAAATGGCAGCGCTGTCGCCATCAACTGGGCCAATGAACATATACCCGCTATCCTCGAGGCGTGGTATCCCGGCGAAGAAGGTGGTACCGCTATTGCCGACGTAATATTCGGCAACTACAATCCAGCAGGCAGGCTTCCTGTCACCTTTGTCAAGTCCGTCGACGACCTGCCACCTTTTACCGATTACAGCATGAAAAACAGAACCTACAGATACATTGAAAAGGAGCCTCTGTACCCCTTCGGCTTCGGATTAAGCTACACCACATTCCAATACAGCAACCTGACTTTAAGCGCCAAAGAAATAGGCACATCAGAAAACCTCACCATATCGGTTGACGTACAAAATACGGGTAAAATGGCTGGAGACGAGGTAGTACAGCTTTATCTTACGGACCTGGAAGCATCCGTGGTAGTACCTAAATGCCAGCTCAGGGGCGTTCAGCGAATTAACCTGGCACCTGGGGAGAAAAAAACTGTAACGTTTACTTTAACGCCCAGGCAGATGGCCCTCATAGATAACGAGGGCAGGTGCATACTGGAACCAGGGACATTCAAAATTTCCGTTGGTGGCTGTCAGCCCGACGAAAGAAGCAAAAAACTGGGAGGCACTTTCCTCACTGAGACCTTTGAGGTAAAAGGAAACCCTGTGGAACTTCCATACTGA
- a CDS encoding DUF2680 domain-containing protein — MNYKKILSGVLVSGMLLTGIVAYADSSNSNTSTSTGKITTSSQAFTPGRGYGMRFGKAGNNVQVLANLLGKSLEDTYKLLTPGKTLAEIAQENGISLDKFQQAMLESRKNIIQQRVKDGAITQEQADLMIKNMEQNIKNCDGTGIGRGMGRGFGMGR; from the coding sequence ATGAATTACAAAAAAATTTTATCAGGTGTATTGGTAAGTGGAATGCTTTTAACGGGTATCGTAGCCTACGCTGATAGCAGCAACTCCAACACATCAACTTCAACGGGCAAAATAACAACCAGTTCCCAGGCATTTACCCCGGGGAGAGGCTATGGCATGAGATTTGGCAAAGCAGGAAATAACGTTCAGGTATTAGCAAATCTGTTGGGCAAATCCCTTGAAGACACCTATAAGCTCCTCACCCCAGGAAAAACACTGGCCGAAATAGCCCAAGAAAATGGTATATCCTTGGACAAATTTCAGCAAGCGATGCTTGAGAGCAGAAAAAATATCATACAGCAGCGGGTCAAAGACGGCGCAATAACGCAGGAACAGGCAGACCTGATGATAAAAAACATGGAGCAGAATATAAAAAACTGTGATGGAACAGGTATAGGTAGAGGAATGGGTAGAGGTTTTGGTATGGGCAGGTAA
- a CDS encoding response regulator transcription factor produces MDKVLVIEDEKGLQDILKTYLEKNGYSAFIAGDGRSGLELIEKYDISLVILDVMLPDMDGWRVLRELRETSDVPVIMLTARGEEYDKLLGFELGADDYVVKPFSPRELMARIKALLKRVDKGGAKNVLEWKGIVVDVDSREVYVDGNKVDFTPKEFDLLKYLMENRGRAITREQCLERVWGYDFYGDLRTVDTHIKQIREKLGDKRYLVKTVWGIGYKLDGE; encoded by the coding sequence ATGGATAAGGTACTGGTTATTGAAGACGAAAAAGGACTTCAGGATATATTGAAAACCTATTTAGAAAAAAACGGTTATTCAGCATTTATTGCAGGGGATGGCCGTAGTGGCCTTGAGCTTATTGAAAAATATGATATATCCCTTGTCATCCTTGATGTCATGTTGCCTGATATGGACGGGTGGAGAGTGCTAAGAGAACTCAGGGAAACATCAGATGTACCTGTGATAATGTTGACAGCAAGGGGAGAAGAGTACGATAAGTTGTTGGGCTTTGAGCTGGGGGCTGATGATTATGTGGTAAAGCCTTTTAGCCCCAGGGAATTGATGGCCAGGATAAAAGCCCTTTTGAAAAGGGTGGATAAAGGTGGCGCAAAAAATGTCCTGGAATGGAAAGGCATTGTGGTGGACGTTGATTCGAGAGAGGTTTATGTAGACGGCAATAAGGTTGATTTTACGCCAAAGGAATTTGATCTACTGAAATACCTTATGGAAAACAGGGGTCGTGCTATAACGAGAGAGCAGTGCCTCGAGAGAGTGTGGGGTTATGATTTTTACGGCGATCTCAGGACGGTTGACACTCATATCAAGCAGATCAGGGAAAAATTAGGAGACAAGAGGTACCTGGTGAAAACCGTTTGGGGAATTGGTTATAAATTGGATGGTGAATGA
- a CDS encoding sensor histidine kinase — protein MKGIKRKIFLSYILVIAVILILFWLTQVVFLRKIYINSKVNELKALASYIAKNIDQQEKLYDATERWGARLVIVDERGEIILNNRMRGGGMGYGMGAGAGMPLPLLYQYKPGVYYYNGTDLKMEHLAVVQNYTHDSSRGRIILSIPMSSIDDNVKIFKSLFWWIGALSVLFSFALSWAFSRRFIVPIDKLKEAAGEISRGNFKVKVSDDLKDEFKDLALSIEDMASDLDRADKLKKDFIANMTHDLKTPLGLIRGYAEMLLDFYGDEKEQRDKYLNTIISESQRMSALIDSILSLSKLQSGYVKLDISEFNLYDLVEEVLRAFEVELNKKDIKVILNGLDVRVQGDRELLKRVFINTIDNSLKNMDAGGCLSIFTYIKGDAVEVNIKDTGRGIPSDKIDGIFDRYYKLDKLGTGLGLAIVSEILKLHKSQYGIESQEGIGTTFYFAIKLAKPAV, from the coding sequence GTGAAGGGAATAAAGAGAAAGATATTTTTATCGTATATATTGGTAATAGCCGTCATACTGATTTTATTCTGGCTGACACAGGTGGTTTTCTTGCGAAAGATTTATATAAACAGCAAGGTAAATGAACTTAAAGCTCTTGCCTCATATATAGCTAAAAACATAGACCAGCAGGAGAAGCTATATGATGCCACAGAGCGTTGGGGTGCCAGACTGGTGATAGTTGATGAACGTGGAGAAATAATATTAAATAATAGGATGCGAGGAGGAGGCATGGGCTACGGCATGGGAGCTGGTGCAGGAATGCCATTGCCTTTGCTGTATCAGTATAAACCGGGAGTATATTATTACAATGGTACGGATTTAAAGATGGAGCACCTGGCCGTAGTGCAGAATTATACGCATGATTCTAGCAGGGGCAGGATCATTTTAAGCATACCGATGTCTTCTATTGACGACAATGTAAAGATCTTTAAGAGCCTGTTTTGGTGGATAGGAGCTTTATCCGTGCTTTTTTCTTTTGCCCTATCGTGGGCGTTTTCGCGCAGGTTTATAGTGCCTATTGATAAACTTAAAGAAGCGGCAGGAGAGATATCAAGAGGTAATTTCAAGGTCAAGGTAAGTGACGATTTAAAGGACGAGTTTAAGGACCTGGCGCTTTCTATTGAGGATATGGCATCAGACTTGGATAGAGCTGATAAATTAAAAAAAGATTTTATTGCCAATATGACTCATGACTTAAAAACTCCTTTAGGGCTCATAAGGGGCTATGCTGAGATGTTACTGGATTTTTACGGTGATGAAAAAGAACAAAGGGATAAATACCTTAATACGATTATAAGCGAATCTCAGCGGATGTCGGCTTTGATTGACAGTATACTGTCTCTATCAAAACTTCAATCGGGCTATGTAAAGCTGGATATAAGCGAATTCAATTTATATGATCTTGTTGAAGAGGTATTGAGGGCTTTTGAGGTAGAATTAAACAAAAAGGACATAAAAGTAATATTAAATGGCCTTGATGTGAGAGTACAGGGCGATAGGGAACTGTTAAAGCGGGTGTTTATAAACACCATTGACAATTCGCTGAAAAATATGGATGCTGGCGGCTGTTTGAGTATTTTCACGTACATTAAAGGGGATGCTGTAGAGGTAAACATAAAAGATACAGGCCGCGGGATACCTTCTGATAAGATCGACGGCATTTTTGACAGGTATTATAAGCTTGATAAATTGGGAACAGGTCTTGGGCTCGCGATAGTTAGCGAAATATTAAAACTTCATAAAAGCCAGTACGGTATAGAAAGCCAGGAGGGAATAGGGACGACTTTTTATTTCGCTATTAAATTGGCCAAACCAGCGGTATAA